The Triticum aestivum cultivar Chinese Spring chromosome 3A, IWGSC CS RefSeq v2.1, whole genome shotgun sequence genome includes a region encoding these proteins:
- the LOC123060592 gene encoding probable serine/threonine-protein kinase At1g54610 yields MGCVCGRPAAIDDGRCVQTPPPAGKLSAAGAAVPRREEEARKQARARDEALERRRAAAMAMAACQVRSPVPRALEAEQVAAGWPPWLASVAAEAVRGWVPRRAESFEKLDKIGQGTYSNVYRARDLEKQKIVALKKVRFDNLEPESVKFMAREILILRRLDHPNIIKLEGLVTSRMSCSLYLVFEYMEHDLAGLASFPGLKLTEPQVKCYMQQLLRGLEHCHSRHILHRDIKGSNLLIDNRGILKIADFGLASFFDPEQRHPLTSRVVTLWYRPPELLLGATNYGVAVDLWSTGCILSELYAGKPIMPGRTEVEQLHKIFKLCGSPSEDYWRKSKLPHATIFKPQHPYPRRVTDTFKDFPSPALALVDVLLSVDPAERRTASSALQSEFFTTKPYACNPSSLPRYPPSKEYDAKRREEEGRRQGTAGGKQHPERRTRESKAVPAPDANAELVSSLQKRQAQANTKSRSEMFNPCKEDSASGFPIEPPSSTHIIESSEDSKRVYPTRTFHSGPLVNPSKTGTSKHGEHHVRAVADPRNFPVVVSAKSDARPDDSNGIGFTQAEAFAHGRRLSESINGHFSGSGKYDQVFQQKEDKSGGRVDGGAIGYGSKGNKIHHSGPLTSCPSGNVDEMLKENDRQIQEVFRRTRVEKSRVRRAHGHGHAGEAGLRDFGAVPVFPSSRSSYRAAPQ; encoded by the exons ATGGGCTGCGTGTGCGGCCGCCCCGCGGCCATCGACGACGGCCGGTGCGTCCAGACGCCCCCGCCGGCGGGGAAGCTCTCGGCGGCGGGAGCGGCGGTgccgaggagggaggaggaggcgcggaaGCAGGCGCGGGCGCGGGATGAGGCGCTGGAGAGGAGGCGGGCGGCCGCGATGGCCATGGCGGCGTGCCAGGTGCGGAGCCCCGTGCCGAGGGCGCTGGAGGCGGAGCAGGTGGCGGCCGGGTGGCCGCCGTGgctcgcctccgtcgccgccgagGCCGTGCGCGGCTGGGTGCCGCGCCGCGCCGAGTCCTTCGAGAAGCTCGACAAG ATTGGTCAGGGAACATACAGTAATGTCTACAGAGCTCGTGATCTTGAAAAACAGAAGATTGTTGCTCTAAAGAAAGTACGCTTTGATAATTTGGAGCCCGAGAGTGTGAAATTCATGGCCAGAGAAATCCTCATTTTGCGACGGCTTGATCATCCAAATATTATTAAGCTGGAGGGTCTCGTAACTTCGAGGATGTCTTGTAGCTTATATCTTGTTTTTGAGTACATGGAGCACGACCTAGCTGGCCTAGCTTCTTTTCCTGGACTAAAATTGACCGAGCCTCAG GTTAAATGTTACATGCAACAGTTACTCCGAGGCCTTGAGCATTGTCATAGTCGTCACATTCTGCACCGTGACATTAAGGGTTCCAATCTCTTGATTGATAACCGAGGCATACTGAAGATAGCTGATTTTGGCTTAGCAAGTTTCTTTGATCCTGAACAAAGGCACCCTTTGACTAGTCGTGTGGTCACACTTTGGTATAGACCGCCAGAACTTCTGCTTGGTGCCACGAATTATGGCGTTGCTGTAGATCTGTGGAGTACTGGCTGCATTCTTTCTGAGCTATATGCTGGCAAGCCTATTATGCCTGGTAGAACAGAG GTTGAGCAGTTACATAAAATATTTAAACTCTGTGGTTCGCCATCAGAGGACTATTGGAGGAAGTCTAAACTTCCCCATGCAACCATTTTTAAGCCACAGCATCCATATCCAAGGCGTGTTACAGACACATTTAAAGACTTTCCTTCACCTGCTCTAGCATTAGTAGATGTTCTTCTTTCAGTAGACCCAGCTGAGCGACGGACAGCATCTTCTGCGTTGCAAAGTGAG TTTTTTACAACAAAACCATATGCTTGCAATCCTTCAAGTCTGCCAAGATATCCCCCCAGCAAAGAGTATGATGCAAAACGCCGAGAGGAGGAAGGTCGAAG GCAAGGTACTGCTGGAGGAAAGCAACATCCTGAAAGACGAACTAGAGAGTCAAAAGCAGTCCCTGCACCTGATGCAAATGCAGAACTAGTGTCATCTTTGCAG AAAAGGCAAGCCCAAGCCAATACCAAGAGCAGGAGTGAGATGTTCAATCCTTGCAAGGAAGACTCTGCATCTGGATTTCCAATTGAACCACCCAGTTCAACTCACATCATTGAATCGTCGGAGGACTCCAAACGCGTCTACCCAACGAGAACCTTCCATTCTGGGCCTTTAGTTAACCCGTCAAAGACTGGAACGAGCAAACATGGCGAACATCATGTACGTGCCGTTGCGGATCCCCGGAATTTCCCTGTGGTCGTATCAGCAAAATCAGATGCGCGTCCGGATGATAGCAATGGGATCGGGTTTACTCAAGCTGAAGCATTTGCTCATGGACGGAGGCTGTCTGAATCTATCAACGGGCACTTCAGTGGTAGCGGGAAGTACGACCAAGTATTCCAGCAGAAAGAGGACAAGAGCGGCGGCAGGGTGGATGGAGGAGCTATT GGCTACGGATCCAAAGGCAACAAGATCCACCACTCGGGGCCTCTGACCTCCTGCCCCTCGGGCAACGTCGACGAGATGCTCAAGGAGAACGACCGGCAAATCCAGGAGGTTTTCCGGCGAACCCGGGTGGAGAAGTCCCGGGTGAGGAGGGCCCATGGGCACGGGCACGCCGGAGAGGCCGGGCTACGGGACTTCGGCGCCGTCCCGGTCTTCCCTTCCAGCCGCTCCAGCTACCGAGCCGCGCCCCAGTGA